A region of Pseudomonas putida DNA encodes the following proteins:
- the rpmB gene encoding 50S ribosomal protein L28: MSRVCQVTGKGPVTGNNISHANNKTRRRFLPNLQHHRFWVESEKRFVRLRVSAKGMRIIDKRGIDAVLVDIRKAGAKV; the protein is encoded by the coding sequence ATGTCGAGAGTCTGTCAAGTTACTGGTAAGGGTCCAGTAACCGGGAACAACATTTCCCACGCAAACAACAAAACCCGTCGTCGTTTCCTGCCGAACCTGCAGCACCACCGTTTCTGGGTTGAATCCGAGAAGCGTTTCGTGCGTCTGCGCGTTTCCGCCAAGGGCATGCGTATCATCGACAAGCGCGGCATCGACGCCGTTCTGGTTGACATCCGTAAAGCTGGCGCCAAGGTTTAA
- the radC gene encoding RadC family protein — MSIREWPAEERPREKLLLRGASSLSDAELLAVFLGSGVRGRNVVELARGLLVKFGGLRQLLEADREAFVGELGLGPVKYSQLQALLEIGRRNLATCIERDSAMDNPAAVRRYLKAMLRHEASEVFGCLFLDTKHRPLAFEILFRGTIDRASIYPREVVRRALLHNAAALILCHNHPSGISEPSQDDVHMTLALKHALGLIDVRVLDHIIVGDGEPLSMVEEGWIVA, encoded by the coding sequence ATGAGTATCAGGGAATGGCCGGCTGAAGAGCGGCCGAGGGAGAAGTTGTTGTTGCGGGGGGCGAGCAGCCTTTCAGATGCTGAGTTGCTGGCCGTGTTTCTCGGGTCTGGCGTGCGCGGTCGCAATGTCGTAGAGCTGGCGCGAGGGTTGCTGGTGAAGTTCGGCGGGTTGCGCCAACTGCTGGAAGCCGACAGGGAGGCCTTTGTGGGGGAGCTTGGGCTTGGGCCGGTGAAGTACAGCCAATTGCAGGCATTATTGGAAATCGGGCGCAGGAACCTTGCAACCTGCATTGAGCGTGATTCTGCCATGGATAACCCAGCGGCCGTTCGCAGGTACCTCAAGGCCATGCTGCGCCATGAGGCCAGTGAAGTATTTGGTTGCCTGTTTCTGGATACCAAGCACCGGCCGCTGGCGTTCGAGATCCTGTTCAGGGGGACGATCGACCGGGCCAGTATCTACCCGCGGGAGGTGGTGCGCCGTGCCTTGCTGCATAACGCGGCGGCGTTGATCCTGTGCCATAACCACCCGTCGGGTATCAGCGAGCCAAGCCAGGACGATGTGCACATGACGCTGGCGCTCAAGCATGCGCTAGGGCTGATCGATGTGCGGGTGCTCGACCACATCATCGTGGGTGATGGGGAGCCGTTGTCGATGGTGGAGGAGGGGTGGATCGTTGCTTAG
- the dut gene encoding dUTP diphosphatase: MHALQAKILDPRLGTEFPLPQYATPGSAGLDLRALLKEDTVLEPGQTLLIPTGLSIYIGDPGLAAMILPRSGLGHKHGIVLGNLVGLIDSDYQGELMVSCWNRGNTPFTIAIGERIAQLVLVPVVQAHFDIVETFDESQRGTGGFGHSGSH, translated from the coding sequence ATGCACGCTCTTCAAGCCAAGATCCTCGACCCACGCCTGGGCACCGAATTCCCCCTGCCGCAGTACGCCACCCCTGGCTCCGCCGGGCTGGACCTGCGCGCCCTGCTCAAGGAGGACACCGTCCTTGAGCCGGGCCAGACCCTGCTGATCCCCACCGGTCTGTCGATCTACATCGGCGACCCGGGCCTGGCGGCCATGATCCTGCCGCGCTCGGGCCTGGGCCATAAGCACGGCATCGTGCTGGGCAACCTGGTCGGCCTGATCGACTCGGACTACCAGGGCGAGCTGATGGTGTCGTGCTGGAACCGCGGCAACACCCCGTTCACCATCGCCATTGGCGAGCGCATCGCCCAATTGGTGCTGGTGCCGGTGGTACAGGCGCATTTCGACATCGTCGAAACCTTTGATGAAAGCCAGCGTGGCACTGGCGGTTTCGGCCACTCAGGCAGCCACTGA
- the argB gene encoding acetylglutamate kinase, producing the protein MTLDRDAASHVAEVLSEALPYIRRFVGKTLVIKYGGNAMESEELKTGFARDIVLMKAVGINPVVVHGGGPQIGDLLKRLSIESHFIDGMRVTDSATMDVVEMVLGGQVNKDIVNLINRHGGSAIGLTGKDAELIRAKKLTVSRQTPEMTTPEIIDIGHVGEVVSVNTDLLNMLVKGDFIPVIAPIGVGANGESYNINADLVAGKVAEALKAEKLMLLTNIAGLMDKQGQVLTGLTTEQVNELIADGTIYGGMLPKIKCALDAVQGGVNSSHIIDGRVPNAVLLEIFTDSGVGTLITNRKPR; encoded by the coding sequence ATGACCCTCGATCGCGATGCCGCTTCCCATGTAGCCGAAGTTTTGTCCGAAGCACTGCCTTACATCCGCCGCTTTGTCGGCAAGACACTGGTGATCAAGTACGGCGGCAACGCGATGGAGAGCGAGGAGCTCAAGACCGGCTTCGCCCGTGACATCGTGCTGATGAAGGCGGTGGGCATCAACCCGGTGGTGGTCCACGGTGGTGGCCCGCAGATCGGCGACCTGCTCAAACGCCTGTCGATCGAAAGCCACTTCATCGACGGCATGCGCGTCACCGACTCGGCGACCATGGATGTGGTGGAGATGGTCCTCGGTGGCCAGGTCAACAAGGACATCGTCAACCTGATCAACCGCCACGGCGGCAGCGCCATCGGCCTGACCGGCAAGGATGCGGAACTGATCCGCGCCAAGAAGCTGACCGTCAGCCGCCAGACGCCGGAGATGACCACCCCGGAAATCATCGACATCGGCCACGTTGGCGAGGTCGTGAGCGTGAACACCGACCTGTTGAACATGCTGGTCAAGGGTGACTTCATCCCGGTCATCGCGCCGATCGGCGTGGGTGCCAACGGTGAGTCGTACAACATCAACGCCGACCTGGTGGCGGGCAAGGTAGCCGAGGCCCTGAAAGCCGAGAAGCTGATGTTGCTGACCAACATCGCTGGCCTGATGGACAAGCAAGGCCAGGTCCTGACCGGCCTGACCACCGAGCAAGTCAACGAACTGATCGCCGACGGCACCATCTACGGCGGCATGCTGCCGAAGATCAAGTGCGCGCTGGATGCGGTCCAGGGTGGCGTGAACAGCTCGCACATCATCGATGGCCGCGTGCCGAATGCGGTGCTGCTGGAGATCTTCACCGATAGCGGTGTGGGTACCCTGATCACCAACCGCAAGCCGCGCTGA
- a CDS encoding exodeoxyribonuclease III: MRIISVNVNGIQAAAERGLLSWLQAQNADVICLQDTRASAFELDDPAFQLDGYFLYACDAEVPAQGGVALYSRMQPKAVITGLGFETADRYGRYLQADFDKVSIASLLLPSGMNGDEDLNQKFKLMDDFAKYLDKQRRKRREYIYCGSFYVAQQKLDIKNWRDSQQSPGFLAPERAWMDAITGEMGYVDALREVSREGDQYSWWPDNEQAEMLNLGYRFDYQILTPGLRRFVRNARLPRQPRFSQHAPLIVDYDWTLTI, translated from the coding sequence ATGCGGATCATCAGTGTGAACGTAAATGGCATTCAGGCTGCGGCCGAGCGTGGATTGCTCAGCTGGTTACAAGCCCAGAATGCCGACGTCATCTGCCTTCAGGATACCCGCGCCTCGGCCTTTGAACTCGACGACCCAGCTTTCCAGCTCGATGGCTATTTCCTTTATGCCTGCGACGCGGAGGTACCCGCCCAAGGTGGCGTGGCACTGTACTCGCGCATGCAGCCCAAGGCAGTCATCACCGGCCTGGGCTTCGAGACAGCCGACCGCTACGGGCGTTATCTGCAAGCAGATTTCGACAAAGTCAGTATTGCCAGCCTGCTGCTGCCTTCGGGCATGAACGGCGACGAAGACTTGAACCAGAAATTCAAGTTGATGGACGATTTCGCCAAGTACCTGGACAAGCAGCGCCGCAAGCGCCGCGAATACATTTATTGCGGCTCGTTCTACGTGGCGCAGCAGAAGCTCGACATCAAGAACTGGCGCGACAGCCAGCAATCGCCTGGCTTCCTGGCGCCGGAACGCGCCTGGATGGATGCGATCACCGGCGAGATGGGCTACGTGGATGCCCTGCGCGAAGTCAGCCGTGAAGGCGACCAGTACAGCTGGTGGCCGGACAACGAACAGGCCGAGATGCTCAACCTGGGCTACCGGTTCGACTACCAGATCCTCACCCCAGGCCTGCGCCGCTTCGTGCGTAACGCTCGCCTGCCGCGTCAGCCGCGCTTCTCGCAGCATGCGCCGCTGATCGTGGACTATGACTGGACGTTGACCATCTGA
- the pyrE gene encoding orotate phosphoribosyltransferase encodes MQPYQRDFIRFAIDRGVLRFGEFTLKSGRTSPYFFNAGLFNTGSALAELGRCYAAAIVDSKIPFDVLFGPAYKGIPLAATTAVALADQHQLDVPWCFNRKEAKDHGEGGSLVGAPLAGDVLIIDDVITAGTAIREVMQIINAQQAKAAGVLIALNREERGNGELSAIQEVERDFGIPVVSIVSLTQVLEFLADDPQLKQHLPAVEAYRAQYGI; translated from the coding sequence ATGCAGCCGTATCAGCGCGACTTTATCCGTTTTGCCATCGATCGCGGCGTTCTGCGCTTCGGTGAATTCACCCTGAAATCGGGGCGTACCAGCCCGTACTTCTTCAATGCCGGCCTGTTCAACACAGGTTCCGCCCTAGCAGAGCTGGGGCGTTGCTACGCGGCGGCCATCGTCGACAGCAAGATCCCCTTCGACGTGCTGTTCGGCCCGGCCTACAAGGGTATCCCCCTGGCGGCGACCACCGCCGTGGCCCTGGCCGATCAGCATCAGCTCGACGTGCCGTGGTGCTTCAACCGTAAAGAAGCCAAGGATCACGGCGAAGGTGGCAGCCTGGTCGGCGCGCCTTTGGCCGGTGACGTGCTGATCATCGACGACGTGATCACGGCCGGCACGGCCATCCGCGAGGTCATGCAGATCATCAATGCCCAGCAGGCCAAGGCCGCTGGCGTGCTGATCGCGCTGAACCGCGAAGAGCGCGGCAATGGCGAGCTGTCGGCGATCCAGGAAGTGGAGCGTGACTTCGGTATTCCGGTGGTCAGCATCGTTTCGCTGACCCAAGTGCTGGAGTTTTTGGCGGATGATCCGCAGCTCAAGCAGCATCTGCCGGCCGTTGAGGCGTATCGGGCGCAGTACGGGATTTGA
- a CDS encoding aldehyde dehydrogenase, with product MTTLTRADWEQRAQQLKIEGRAFINGEYTDAASGETFECLSPVDGRFLAKVASCDLADANRAVENARATFDSGVWSRLAPAKRKAKLIRFADLLRKNVEELALLETLDMGKPIGDSSSIDVPGAAQALHWNAEAIDKVYDEVAPTPHDQLGLVTREPVGVVGAIVPWNFPLLMACWKLGPALATGNSVVLKPSEKSPLTAIRIAQLAIEAGIPAGVLNVLPGYGHTVGKALALHMDVDTLVFTGSTKIAKQLMIYAGESNMKRIWLEAGGKSPNIVFADAPDLQAAAEAAASAIAFNQGEVCTAGSRLLVERSIKDTFLPLVVEALKAWKPGNPLDPATTVGALVDTQQMNTVLSYIDAGHKDGAKLLAGGKRILEETGGTYVEPTIFDGVTNAMTIAQEEIFGPVLSVITFDTAEEAIAIANDTPYGLAAGIWTSDISKAHKTARAVRAGSVWVNQYDGGDMTAPFGGFKQSGNGRDKSLHALEKYTELKATWIKL from the coding sequence ATGACCACCCTGACTCGTGCGGACTGGGAACAACGTGCCCAGCAACTGAAGATCGAAGGCCGTGCCTTCATCAACGGCGAATACACCGACGCCGCATCCGGTGAGACCTTCGAGTGCCTGAGCCCGGTCGACGGACGCTTCCTGGCCAAGGTCGCCAGCTGCGACCTGGCAGACGCCAACCGTGCTGTCGAGAACGCCCGCGCCACCTTTGACTCCGGCGTCTGGTCGCGCCTGGCTCCAGCCAAACGCAAAGCCAAGCTGATCCGCTTCGCCGACCTGCTGCGCAAGAACGTCGAAGAGCTGGCGCTGCTCGAAACCTTGGACATGGGCAAGCCGATTGGCGACTCCTCGAGCATCGACGTCCCAGGCGCGGCACAAGCCCTGCACTGGAATGCCGAAGCCATCGACAAGGTCTACGACGAAGTCGCACCGACCCCGCATGACCAGCTCGGCCTGGTCACCCGCGAGCCGGTGGGTGTCGTCGGCGCCATCGTGCCGTGGAACTTCCCGCTGCTGATGGCCTGCTGGAAGCTCGGCCCGGCCCTGGCCACCGGTAACTCGGTCGTGCTCAAGCCGTCCGAAAAATCGCCACTGACCGCCATCCGCATCGCCCAACTGGCCATCGAAGCTGGCATCCCGGCTGGCGTGCTGAACGTGCTGCCAGGCTACGGCCACACCGTTGGCAAGGCCCTGGCCCTGCACATGGACGTCGACACCCTGGTGTTCACAGGTTCGACCAAGATTGCCAAGCAACTGATGATCTACGCCGGCGAATCGAACATGAAGCGCATCTGGCTGGAAGCCGGCGGCAAGAGCCCGAACATCGTCTTTGCCGACGCACCGGACTTGCAAGCTGCTGCCGAGGCCGCTGCCAGCGCCATCGCCTTCAACCAGGGCGAAGTCTGCACCGCGGGTTCGCGCCTGCTGGTCGAGCGCTCGATCAAGGACACATTCCTGCCGCTGGTGGTCGAGGCCCTCAAGGCCTGGAAGCCGGGCAACCCGCTGGACCCGGCGACCACCGTCGGCGCGCTGGTGGATACCCAGCAGATGAACACCGTGCTGTCGTATATCGACGCCGGCCACAAGGACGGCGCCAAACTGCTGGCCGGTGGCAAGCGCATCCTCGAAGAGACTGGCGGCACCTATGTCGAGCCAACCATCTTCGACGGCGTGACCAACGCCATGACGATCGCCCAGGAAGAGATCTTTGGCCCAGTACTGTCGGTGATTACCTTCGACACTGCCGAAGAAGCCATCGCCATTGCCAACGACACGCCGTATGGCCTGGCCGCTGGCATCTGGACCTCGGACATTTCCAAGGCTCACAAGACCGCCCGTGCCGTGCGCGCTGGCAGTGTCTGGGTCAACCAGTACGACGGCGGCGACATGACCGCGCCGTTCGGCGGCTTCAAGCAGTCGGGCAACGGCCGTGACAAGTCGCTGCATGCGCTGGAGAAGTACACCGAGCTGAAAGCGACCTGGATCAAGCTGTAA
- the coaBC gene encoding bifunctional phosphopantothenoylcysteine decarboxylase/phosphopantothenate--cysteine ligase CoaBC, which translates to MQRLYHKRIVLGVGGGIAAYKSAELIRRLLEHGAQVRVVMTRGGAEFITPLTLQALSGHPVHMDLLDPAAEAAMGHIELAKWADLVLIAPATADLMARMAQGMADDLLTTLILATDATVAVAPAMNQAMWRDPATQANLDLLKSRGIQVFGPASGSQACGDVGLGRMLEATDLAWCAAESFKRQTLTGKHVLITAGPTQENIDPVRYITNHSSGKMGFALAEAAAEAGARVTLVTGPVHLPTPDRVNRIDVVSARDMLAACEAAMPCDLFIASAAVADYRPEVVATQKLKKDPTTGDGMLLQMVRNPDILATIAGRGDRPFSVGFAAETEHLLDYATRKLKDKNLDLIVANDVANPSIGFNSEENALTVIDRQQHQTLFAQTSKGKIARQLVAFIAERLNQVQ; encoded by the coding sequence ATGCAGCGGCTGTATCACAAACGCATCGTTCTCGGCGTCGGTGGCGGCATTGCCGCCTACAAAAGCGCCGAGCTGATCCGCCGACTCCTGGAGCACGGCGCGCAGGTGCGCGTCGTCATGACCCGTGGCGGTGCAGAATTCATCACCCCGCTGACCCTGCAGGCGCTGTCCGGCCACCCGGTGCACATGGACCTGCTCGACCCCGCCGCCGAAGCGGCCATGGGCCATATCGAGCTGGCCAAGTGGGCCGACCTGGTGCTCATCGCCCCTGCCACTGCCGACCTCATGGCGCGCATGGCCCAAGGCATGGCCGACGACCTGCTGACCACCCTGATTCTGGCCACCGACGCCACCGTTGCCGTGGCCCCGGCCATGAACCAGGCGATGTGGCGCGACCCGGCTACCCAGGCCAACCTCGACCTGCTCAAGAGCCGCGGCATTCAGGTCTTCGGCCCGGCGTCCGGCAGCCAGGCCTGTGGCGACGTTGGCCTTGGCCGCATGCTCGAAGCCACCGACCTGGCCTGGTGCGCTGCCGAAAGCTTCAAGCGCCAGACGCTGACCGGCAAGCACGTGCTGATTACCGCCGGCCCGACCCAGGAAAACATCGACCCGGTGCGCTACATCACCAATCATAGCTCCGGGAAGATGGGCTTCGCCCTGGCCGAAGCGGCCGCCGAAGCCGGTGCTCGGGTGACCCTCGTCACCGGCCCGGTGCACCTGCCCACGCCCGACCGGGTCAACCGGATCGACGTGGTCAGCGCGCGTGACATGCTCGCGGCCTGTGAAGCGGCCATGCCCTGCGACCTGTTCATTGCCTCGGCAGCGGTCGCGGACTACCGCCCAGAGGTCGTCGCCACGCAAAAACTCAAGAAAGATCCTACGACCGGCGACGGCATGCTGCTGCAGATGGTGCGCAATCCCGATATCCTTGCGACCATTGCTGGCCGTGGCGACCGCCCGTTCAGTGTCGGCTTCGCCGCCGAGACCGAACACCTGCTCGATTACGCCACACGCAAGCTCAAGGACAAGAACCTCGACCTGATCGTCGCCAATGATGTGGCCAACCCCAGCATCGGCTTCAACAGCGAAGAGAACGCCCTGACCGTGATCGACCGCCAGCAGCACCAGACCCTCTTTGCGCAGACCAGCAAGGGCAAGATTGCCCGGCAACTGGTCGCCTTCATCGCCGAACGGCTCAACCAGGTTCAATAA
- a CDS encoding ABC transporter substrate-binding protein, with protein MRAAAFSLLFTSLFAAGIAQAAPLSVCSEASPEGFDVVQYNSLTTTNASADVLMNRLVEFDAAQGKVVPSLAQSWTVSADGLNYDFKLRDGVKFHSTAYFKPTRELNADDVLFSFQRMLYPAHAWHKTAPGGYPHAQSLQLGSLIKSIEAPEPNSVRFTLSHPDATFLATLSMGFASIYSAEYADKLLKAGTPDKLNSQPIGTGPFVFQRFQKDAVVRYRANPDYFAGKPAVDPLIFAITTDANVRLQKLKRNECQIALSPKPLDIAQASKEGNLKVASTPAFMTAFVAINSEHPPLDKPEVRQAINLAFDKQAYLKAVFEGTATAANGPYPPNTWSYAKDLPGYPLDVKKAKALLTKAGLPEGFSTTIWTRPSGSLLNPNPSLGAQMLQADLGKIGIKAEIRVIEWGELIRRAKAGEHDLLFMGWAGDNGDPDNFLSPQFACAAVKSGTNFARFCDSRLDQLINAGRTTNDQSVRSRLYQQAQTLIQQQALWVPLAHPTAATLLRQGVEGYQVSPFGRLDFSKVSVTK; from the coding sequence ATGCGTGCTGCCGCCTTTTCCTTATTGTTCACCTCCCTGTTTGCCGCCGGCATCGCCCAGGCAGCCCCGCTGAGTGTCTGCAGCGAAGCCAGCCCCGAAGGCTTCGACGTGGTCCAGTACAACTCGCTGACCACCACCAATGCCTCGGCCGACGTGCTGATGAACCGCCTGGTCGAGTTCGACGCTGCTCAAGGCAAGGTTGTACCCAGCCTGGCGCAAAGCTGGACGGTGTCGGCTGACGGCCTGAACTACGACTTCAAGCTGCGTGACGGTGTCAAATTCCACAGCACGGCGTACTTCAAGCCCACCCGCGAGCTGAACGCCGACGACGTGCTGTTCAGCTTCCAGCGCATGCTTTACCCGGCCCACGCCTGGCACAAGACCGCGCCGGGCGGCTACCCACATGCACAATCGTTGCAACTGGGCAGTCTGATCAAGTCGATCGAGGCGCCGGAGCCGAACAGCGTACGTTTCACCCTGTCTCACCCGGATGCCACATTCCTGGCCACCCTGAGCATGGGCTTCGCCTCGATCTACTCCGCCGAGTATGCCGACAAGCTGCTCAAGGCGGGCACCCCGGACAAGCTCAACAGCCAGCCGATTGGCACCGGGCCGTTCGTCTTCCAGCGCTTCCAGAAGGACGCCGTGGTGCGCTACCGCGCCAACCCCGACTACTTCGCCGGCAAGCCTGCGGTGGACCCGCTGATCTTCGCCATCACCACCGACGCCAACGTGCGCCTGCAAAAACTCAAGCGCAACGAATGCCAGATCGCCCTGTCGCCCAAGCCGTTGGATATCGCGCAAGCCAGCAAGGAGGGCAACCTCAAGGTAGCCAGCACGCCGGCCTTCATGACCGCTTTTGTCGCCATCAACAGTGAACACCCGCCGCTGGACAAGCCCGAAGTACGCCAGGCCATCAACCTGGCCTTCGACAAGCAGGCCTACCTCAAGGCGGTGTTCGAAGGCACCGCGACGGCCGCCAACGGCCCCTACCCGCCCAACACCTGGAGTTACGCCAAAGACTTGCCCGGCTACCCGCTGGACGTGAAGAAGGCCAAGGCCCTGCTGACCAAGGCGGGCCTGCCAGAGGGCTTCAGCACCACGATCTGGACCCGCCCCTCGGGCAGCCTGCTCAACCCTAACCCAAGCCTTGGCGCGCAAATGCTGCAGGCCGACCTGGGCAAGATCGGCATCAAGGCCGAGATCCGCGTGATCGAGTGGGGCGAGCTGATCCGTCGTGCCAAGGCCGGCGAGCATGATTTGCTGTTCATGGGTTGGGCGGGTGACAACGGTGACCCAGACAACTTCCTCAGCCCACAGTTTGCCTGTGCCGCGGTGAAGTCGGGGACCAACTTCGCGCGGTTCTGCGACAGCCGCCTCGACCAGTTGATCAACGCAGGGCGCACCACCAATGACCAGAGCGTGCGCAGCCGGCTGTACCAACAGGCGCAAACGCTGATCCAGCAGCAGGCGCTGTGGGTGCCGCTGGCGCATCCGACGGCGGCGACCCTGCTGCGCCAAGGGGTGGAGGGGTACCAGGTGAGCCCGTTTGGGCGGCTGGATTTCAGCAAGGTTTCGGTGACTAAGTAA
- a CDS encoding cupin domain-containing protein — protein sequence MSIASIIDFAQVLTEAERYRPAAEKILKGEPDQAVFNHYSSPCGQFAAGVWEGEVGQWTVNYTEHEYCEIVLGVSVLRDQEGGAKTLRAGDRFVIPAGFKGTWEVLEPCRKIYVMFEQK from the coding sequence ATGAGCATCGCCAGCATCATCGACTTCGCCCAGGTTCTGACCGAGGCTGAACGCTACCGCCCGGCGGCAGAGAAAATCCTCAAGGGCGAGCCAGACCAGGCCGTCTTCAACCACTACTCAAGCCCATGCGGCCAGTTCGCTGCAGGCGTCTGGGAAGGCGAAGTCGGGCAATGGACCGTGAACTATACCGAGCACGAATATTGCGAGATCGTGCTGGGCGTTTCGGTGCTGCGCGACCAGGAGGGCGGCGCCAAGACCTTGCGCGCCGGTGATCGCTTCGTCATTCCGGCCGGCTTCAAGGGCACCTGGGAGGTGCTGGAGCCGTGCCGCAAGATCTATGTGATGTTCGAGCAGAAATAA
- a CDS encoding MFS transporter, whose translation MRWGTYFAVLASVLSVGLALGVSMPLVSLRLEGWGYGSFAIGVMAAMPALGVLLGASLASRLAGWVGVPSAMRLCLWGGALSIGLVAVLPSYPLWLALRLLIGMSLTVVFILGESWINQLVVEQWRGRLVALYGSSYALSQLAGPLVLGFLGSDDDFGFWAATGLLLLAPLVLLGRGGAPTTEAYSVTFRDLIAFCRRLPVIAWAIALFASFEAMILTLLPVYSLQQGFSTEIALFMVSTVVVGDAVLQLPIGALADHMSRRTLFSGCAVTLMCSSLAIPLLLHTPVIWPLWVLFGASAGGLFTLSLVLIGERYRDDALVRANAHVAQLWGIGCLLGPLLAGAGSQWISGHALPLLMALGAAGLVVLIRRRGAFEPASA comes from the coding sequence ATGCGCTGGGGCACCTACTTCGCTGTACTGGCATCCGTACTCAGTGTCGGCCTGGCGCTGGGCGTGAGCATGCCGCTGGTGTCCCTGCGCCTGGAGGGGTGGGGCTACGGCAGCTTCGCCATTGGCGTAATGGCAGCGATGCCAGCCCTGGGCGTGCTGCTGGGCGCCAGCCTTGCCAGCCGCCTGGCCGGTTGGGTCGGCGTGCCTTCGGCCATGCGCCTGTGCCTCTGGGGCGGCGCGCTGTCGATCGGCCTGGTGGCGGTGCTGCCCAGCTACCCGCTATGGCTGGCCCTGCGCCTGCTGATCGGCATGTCCCTGACCGTGGTGTTCATCCTTGGCGAAAGCTGGATCAACCAACTGGTGGTCGAGCAATGGCGTGGCCGGCTGGTGGCGCTGTATGGCAGCAGTTACGCCTTGAGCCAGCTGGCCGGGCCATTGGTATTGGGCTTTCTCGGCTCGGACGACGACTTCGGGTTCTGGGCCGCGACTGGCTTGCTGCTGCTGGCACCGCTGGTGCTGTTGGGACGTGGCGGGGCGCCGACCACTGAAGCTTACAGTGTCACCTTCCGTGACCTGATCGCCTTCTGCCGACGCCTGCCGGTGATCGCTTGGGCGATCGCCTTGTTCGCCTCGTTCGAAGCGATGATCCTGACCTTGCTGCCGGTTTACAGCTTGCAGCAAGGGTTCAGCACCGAGATTGCGCTGTTCATGGTCAGCACGGTGGTGGTGGGCGATGCGGTGCTGCAACTGCCCATCGGTGCGCTGGCCGACCACATGTCGCGGCGCACCTTGTTCAGTGGCTGTGCGGTGACCTTGATGTGTTCAAGCCTGGCGATACCGCTGTTGCTGCACACGCCGGTGATATGGCCGCTGTGGGTGCTGTTCGGGGCCAGTGCTGGGGGGTTGTTCACCCTGTCGCTGGTATTGATTGGCGAGCGTTATCGGGATGATGCGCTGGTGCGGGCCAATGCTCACGTGGCGCAGCTGTGGGGCATTGGTTGCCTGCTTGGGCCGCTGCTGGCCGGGGCAGGGAGCCAGTGGATCAGTGGGCATGCATTGCCGTTGCTGATGGCTCTCGGGGCCGCGGGGCTGGTGGTGCTGATCAGGCGGCGCGGGGCTTTCGAGCCGGCTTCTGCCTAA
- the rpmG gene encoding 50S ribosomal protein L33, which translates to MRELIRLVSSAGTGHFYTTDKNKRTTPDKIEIKKYDPVVRKHVVYKEAKIK; encoded by the coding sequence ATGCGTGAATTGATCCGTCTGGTTTCGAGTGCCGGTACCGGCCACTTCTACACCACCGACAAGAACAAGCGCACCACCCCGGACAAAATCGAGATCAAGAAATATGATCCGGTTGTTCGCAAGCACGTGGTGTACAAGGAAGCCAAGATCAAGTAA